AGATGCGATGCTGCTCCTATGATTCTATTAAGTTGGCTGCTAGACCTTGCCAATGTAAAATCATTGACAGTCACTTCAACTGCTCTTTGGGTACCTTTCCATGTTTTTGAAGCTTTAATTTTTCTCTCTACTAAatgttctttattttatttataaattttgtttagaATCAATTGACTTCATAACTTATCCTAATTCACTCTCATTCCCTATTGTTTAGATGCTCTCACTGGTTCCTGATTTATTAGAGGTTAAGCTGCCTTCTTTGTGTATCTTGAAGTCTATGGAAATAAAATTGGAACCATTATGTGTTCAAGGTGCATTACTCTACATGGTGAAAGATGCCATGTTAAAGAAAGCTGCCGCCAATTCACGTAAAGAAGTTGCCAGGTTACGAAGAGAATTTAAAGCAGGTTCGCAACCATCTTCCATACCTGACGGAATGGTCAACTTCTTGCTTCAAAACTCGTCGTCTGCAAAAGTTGACATCACAACAGTTTATTGAGTGATTGTTGAAGAGTCTATCCAACCCAATGTAATGTATGTTATTCTTTATAATTGATCATGGTCGACAATAAGTTTTTTTGAAATATCAGTGATAGATAAGATTGTATGCAAATATTCAGATTCTTGTATTTAGTTATTTGGCTGTTTGTGATAAGGTAAATTGAACCATGCTGGAAAGATTTACGAACTGGACTATTAGCATGATATTTTAGTAAGCCAAATTTTTAGTTGTTTATGTTATCATTTTAGGAGTTGTTGACTAGTTGGGCTGCATGTTGCTTTGCTTGCAAGTCGTGTTAATGGACACCTGTGCTGTTTACACAGGAAGAGCAGCCCCCTAAGCTATGTACCATGGgtactcctaaaatggtgaagtacccgTACCGGGTACGTATCAGTACGGGATACTCCATGGTACGCACCGATTCCatacccatttttatttgggTGATTTACGATGATGAATacgaaaaaacatattggctgtcgaaaaatctcttaaaatattataattttttattatatttcaattatctctcattCTGTTTCTTTGTTTTCCTTTCAACAACACAGCacaatttgatttaaaattacaataaaaattttCCGTTCAATTCATCAAATTCATGGGAATGTTGTGAAGTGTGGATTGTACTAAATTGCATTATATACAATCTAATTTCGTAGAAGCATATTGCGCTTTCGAAAAAACCGCAAAGTATTTCTTCATTTATTCAttctttgatttgattttaattttaaattttgtttgtttgttcaaCAAAATTTTCAGTGTTTTTGTTCAGGAATTTCGTAATTGGGAATTATATGGATGATACTTGAATGCTATTCTATGATATGTTGAGGGATGATGATATAGGTTTCCTGATAATGCTACTCTTGTAATTGTTATTCCAACTTTTGCTAAGAAAGTTGATATTCATGCAGGATAGGATATTGGATTCATTGTTATATTGTCAAGACAGGAATGAAACTTGATCCTTCTGTTGGTTGTGGTCTTATAACATTATACTCAAATTGTGGTAATAATGTAATATTATATTAGACTATTAAttcccttttttttaaaaaaaaaaaaatataagatgacaaaaaaaaaggctgatgtggcagctgagtcaccTAAGTGacatgccacatcagcattgaTTTAgtcaaaattgatattttgtaAAAGGGGataaacatagggggccaaaactgcTATTTTGAAACTTAGCGGGCTAAAATTGCAACTCTTTGAAACTTAGGGGGTCAAAAGTACAATTTAACCTAAAAAAAATGCTCGTGtggttaaaattatttttgttaataacATTAATGCTTTGTTGGGTAAAAATAGCGAATGATTGATAAGTTTGATGATAGTTTATAGCTGATTGCTAATGATGGATggtttatagcttataactgATAAGTTAATTGAAGTTTTTGGTAAAATTGACGGTTCAATTAGTTGATTAATATAAATGTTCtttcattttttaggttttattttattttaataaaacaaataaagaacctaagtgaaaagaaaaaagaaaaagaaaagagaagactTAAGTGTTACgaataaaataaaagacatttagtaaaattttgtcaaaatattattaatccTAACTTTGATTTCAAATAATAGCTTACATATGTTATTTTACAAACTCATCATTTCCACATTTTGGATTTTGATAACACAAGCTAGCTAGAAACCTTGACTATGCCAAAATATATTGCAATTGTAGTGTGCATAAGATGTACAATTAATTAAGAAGCTAGTGATATCCCTTTTTCATATTGAACATGGATTCAATAAGATAGATATAATGTCATTCTTTGTTGATCCTTGGGAGTTAGTGTAACAATCTTCATCTTTGTAAAGCACATCAATGACACGTGACAAATTGAGAACTCGCATAAGAAGAGGCTTAGGCACTTGAGTTGGATCAAGAAGTTCCTCATTGGTATCCTTCCAAGCATTTGTCACTTTTCTTTGAAGAACATTAATTGCATCTTCTCTAGATACACCATGTTCATTTATGTAACACTCAATAGCAGAGGCACCATGCCCTCTCTCCTGCtcaaactaattaataataataaaaaattaaacagatATTTCTCCAGGAATTATACGACggtaagccactaggtttgaaCTAATGAAGAGGGGTGTGGGTAATATGTACGGGGTCatgaatttgataaaaataaaaaaatttctataaaaCATTTTACATTGGTGgtaaatcaaaattataatttttatatataaaacatacaaaaatatatttaaaatttaaaagaaaggaaattgattaattaattcttGTGCTCACCTCATTGGAAACAATATCATCCATGAGCCTGGCAATTATTGCTGTAGCATTAACAATTTTGGGGTTATTGGTTAACCATTGGAAAATCTCTTCCTTAGCAATGCATCCCATTCCAATGAAAGATATTGTTGTGACTAGATAGTAACCAGAATTTACTATTCCGAGAGCCATGTATTCTTCCACAGTTGGTATATAATTTTTACTGAACCATTGGGCCTCAGTAAAGTAGGCTTGGACCAATCTTATCATCTGATGTATACATgcatcaaaataattaacatgaatatactaataatatatgtatttaagaattaaatatatttttcatttcaaaaaaagaattaaatatatttttagtcactaGTTTTATGtttaacttttaaataattatagACTAAAAATACTGACAGAtaaaacttcagggactaaaaagtgtgaaaacaaatttcaggaactaaaaagtgtgaaaacaaacttcaggaactaaaacgaaaattctaGGAAATTataaggaccaaaaacatattttacccaAAAATTTAAggattaatttgttataaatgTTAAACGACCCTTTATGTATTTGACTCAATCTTACTTCATTTTTGGCATAGACTACACAAAATGTTCTGCCTTCCTTGGCCATCTCTTGCTCCATTTCTTCATAAACATCCCAAACGGCTTTATAGCAAAATTTCATGTAATCTGGTAGAAAATCCATGCAACTTATATCCCACCTAGAATTTCAATTCAAATTAAGAGCTTAATAAATTcccttaaaaatttataatttccaAATATTGAAAAGTGAAAATTCCATATAAACCTCAAACCTTTCAATTGCTTGAGTGAAAAGTTGTAGCTCTTCTATTGTACCATAAACATCATATATATCATCAATTACTGACGCCAAGGATATCACCTTGGTCAAGATCCTTCTACCAATTGAGTATTGTGGCTCAAAATACACTCCCAATATCCAAAAGTAAGCTTCAACTATTCTATTGCGTGCAAAGGGCAGTTTTGTTTCAAAATCTAAATCTTTCCACCACCTATAAAGAAAACAAACTAATATGTAAAAATTGATAATATAAGTATTCTTTATATTGACAATGTATATGaataaaatccaaaaaaaatactccctccgtaccataATATATGCACTTTGACACTtttacgcatattaagaaatataattaatattggttcaaaaagaaaaaaaaagaaatataatatattaatgttCTATggaaaagataaattattagttgatttacaaaattgtccttcatttatgattaggaaaaaataaattaaagaattgaaaaaagagAGTATTAAATAGTTAAggatataataagaaaaataacattaaatactatttcattaataatatgtaaaatgacttataatttgCTACAATTTTTTCTCAAAGTTACATACTAAATGTGAGGCATAACATTAATTCGcttcattaataatttttaggtgattcaacttttttcaaaataattaaaaaaatgcgAGGCATATTCTACCCCTTCATAATTTGGTGGTCCTTACCCATAAACAAATAAGAACATGCATATGGTTTGTTCTCATTGGTTGATGAGTAAATACTCACACATTATGAAGGGGTAGGTTagaaaaaaactttaaaaaaaaaaacttactttgAAATATTGCCAATTTCTTTCTGATGTTGTTTTTGAAGCAAATTGAAGTCTAATTTGGCAAGTAATAGCAATGTTGCATCATGTGAGGAGTCTTTTTCATAATTGGAAATGTAATGCCTTGCCACTAGCCTGGGCAAGTTCTTGAAGAGTGGTCGTTTTAAGCTATGATTAACTTTTGTAGCAAGAGAAGGATTTAGTTGAGTTGCCATCATTTTAAGGTTTAAAGAAGTGAAAGAAAGTGCTTCATCTAATATGTCCTCTCCATGAATCCTCATATGTGTTGCTTCGTACAAGCTTATCATTCCCTCAACATCACCAATAAGTGTTTCTTTGAAGTTCCCTTGCTCATTCTTGAACTTCTTAAAAACATCTGAGA
This portion of the Trifolium pratense cultivar HEN17-A07 linkage group LG3, ARS_RC_1.1, whole genome shotgun sequence genome encodes:
- the LOC123918126 gene encoding (-)-germacrene D synthase-like is translated as MSSVTATSSLVAPTTNTNSNSSRRSANYHPDIWGDLFIQYDDKEPMELDEIMKEVIMLKEKVSEMLLPINENARSPLREANLIDSIQRLGLYHHFEHEIGELLRQIHNNYVENGTITLNEDLHSIALVFRLLRQQGYHILTDVFKKFKNEQGNFKETLIGDVEGMISLYEATHMRIHGEDILDEALSFTSLNLKMMATQLNPSLATKVNHSLKRPLFKNLPRLVARHYISNYEKDSSHDATLLLLAKLDFNLLQKQHQKEIGNISKWWKDLDFETKLPFARNRIVEAYFWILGVYFEPQYSIGRRILTKVISLASVIDDIYDVYGTIEELQLFTQAIERWDISCMDFLPDYMKFCYKAVWDVYEEMEQEMAKEGRTFCVVYAKNEMIRLVQAYFTEAQWFSKNYIPTVEEYMALGIVNSGYYLVTTISFIGMGCIAKEEIFQWLTNNPKIVNATAIIARLMDDIVSNEFEQERGHGASAIECYINEHGVSREDAINVLQRKVTNAWKDTNEELLDPTQVPKPLLMRVLNLSRVIDVLYKDEDCYTNSQGSTKNDIISILLNPCSI